One segment of Argiope bruennichi chromosome 11, qqArgBrue1.1, whole genome shotgun sequence DNA contains the following:
- the LOC129956748 gene encoding uncharacterized protein LOC129956748 has product MGSSKRGPFSGHRNIPISSNISNHFDPFYIVKRVSSNNETFQTVSPFLVQKAITATVGDVKSIRKMRSGDLLVEVNSRKKAQQIQKLKALGNIPITVSPHQSLNTSKGVITCGELLNVPIDIIKSEMKPQGVIDVRRITIRRNGQLLETKHHISTFQTPKLPEFVYAGYIRRPVRPYIPNPLRCFQCQWFGHSKVNCRGSLTCARCAEKGHDSQECSAQEKCVNCKGDHPSFSRSCPSWQLEKQVITIKIKEDLSYPEARRRVQVQTPIPGKSYASAVQNTFCANCSCSNCVKFHADSKPPENIRNSDSEHSNNSTLDRPKKSQKKLKKKLQNSLTLKLAKRGISKPELPSKLKKSAAKNSVALGLATQGIVHKDLSSIFGGMPKSPDRLSLHPSDEDEDLHMSCEVSATLPHAPINLPAIPNS; this is encoded by the coding sequence atgggctcctccaaacgtggtcccttcagtgggcatcgaaACATTCCAATATCTTCCAACATATCCAATCATTTTGATCCATTTTACATTGTAAAGCGAGTTTCTTCAAATAACGAAACATTTCAAACTGTTTCTCCCTTCCTTGTGCAAAAGGCTATAACGGCAACAGTGGGAGATGTTAAATCCATTCGTAAAATGCGCTCTGGTGACTTGCTTGTTGAGGTGAATTCCCGTAAGAAAGCCCagcagattcaaaaattaaaagcactgGGAAATATACCAATAACTGTAAGTCCTCACCAGTCGTTGAATACCTCTAAAGGTGTCATTACCTGTGGGGAACTCTTAAATGTCCccatagatataataaaatcagaaatgaaaccGCAAGGAGTTATAGATGTCCGTCGCATAACGATACGGCGTAATGGACAACTCCTTGAAACAAAACATCACATCTCAACGTTTCAGACACCCAAACTACCAGAATTTGTTTACGCAGGTTATATACGACGCCCAGTAAGGCCGTACATTCCGAACCCACTCAGATGCTTTCAGTGCCAGTGGTTTGGCCATTCTAAAGTAAATTGCCGCGGGTCTTTAACATGTGCCCGCTGTGCAgaaaaagggcatgatagccaggAATGTTCCGCACAGGAAAAGTGTGTGAACTGTAAAGGCGATCACCCTTCTTTTTCTCGATCATGCCCTAGCTGGCAGCTTGAAAAACAAGTAAtcacaataaaaatcaaagaagatCTTTCATATCCCGAAGCCAGGCGTAGAGTTCAAGTACAAACTCCTATTCCTGGTAAAAGTTACGCTTCTGCTGTCCAGAACACCTTTTGCGCAAATTGTTCGTGTAGTAATTGTGTAAAATTTCACGCCGATTCAAAGCCACCTGAAAATATTAGGAATTCTGATTCTGAACATTCCAACAATAGTACACTTGACAGACCTAAGAaatcacaaaagaaattgaagaaaaaattgcaaaactcgcTGACGTTGAAGTTAGCAAAACGCGGTATTTCAAAACCGGAACTGccttcaaaattgaaaaagtcaGCAGCTAAAAATTCCGTCGCTTTGGGACTTGCGACGCAGGGTATAGTCCACAAGGACTTGTCGTCAATATTTGGTGGCATGCCCAAAAGTCCAGATCGCCTTTCTCTCCATCCATCAGATGAGGATGAGGATTTGCACATGAGTTGTGAAGTTTCCGCAACTCTACCACATGCACCTATTAACTTACCTGCAATCCCGaattcttaa